In one Plasmodium falciparum 3D7 genome assembly, chromosome: 14 genomic region, the following are encoded:
- a CDS encoding rifin: MKVHYINILLFALPLNILVYNQRNYYITPRHTKTTRSLCECKLYSPANYDSDPQMKEVMENYNRQTSDRFKEYDERMKTTRQKCREQCDKEIQKIILKDKLEKQMEQQLTKLETKITTEDIPTCVCEKSLADKVEKGCLKCGYGLGTVAPTVGLIGSVAVNVWKTTEIAAAIAAAEKTGAAQGAAAGLKAGVDAVITGLKERGVGLLCPKLLESIGDTIHYTDDGQIAKIILENLSTNCGVGNSLDKGTCMKIRIKLGMILPDDKIAPPDNIHIRQMMKEIVYEAKQASDVVAKNTADKVTKAAIKTSTEAIDAATYNWYTTISYSITAILIIVLIMVIIYLILRYRRKKKMKKKLQYIKLLEE; encoded by the exons atgaaagtccattatattaatatattattgtttgctcttccattaaatatattg GTATATAATCAAAGGAACTATTACATTACACCACGTCATACAAAAACCACCAGATCATTATGCGAGTGCAAATTATATTCACCGGCGAACTATGATAGTGACCCACAAATGAAAGAAGTAATGGAAAATTACAATCGACAAACATCTGATCGATTTAAAGAATATGATGAAAGGATGAAAACTACACGCCAAAAATGTAGAGAACAATGCGAtaaagaaatacaaaaaattattttaaaagataaattagaaaaaCAAATGGAACAACAGTTAACCAAATTGGAAACAAAGATAACCACTGAGGATATTCCCACATGTGTTTGCGAAAAGTCGTTAGCAGATAAAGTGGAAAAAGGATGTTTGAAGTGTGGGTATGGTCTAGGAACTGTTGCACCAACGGTTGGATTAATTGGTTCAGTTGCTGTAAATGTGTGGAAAACTACAGAAATTGCTGCCGCTATTGCAGCTGCTGAAAAAACCGGTGCAGCTCAGGGTGCTGCAGCAGGTCTTAAGGCAGGTGTTGATGCAGTAATTACAGGATTAAAAGAACGGGGTGTAGGGTTACTATGTCCTAAATTATTAGAATCCATTGGTGATACGATACATTATACTGATGACGGACAGATTGCTAAAATTATTCTTGAAAATCTTAGTACGAACTGTGGAGTGGGGAACTCTCTTGATAAAGGAACATGCATGAAAATTCGTATTAAATTAGGTATGATTCTACCAGATGATAAAATAGCTCCTCCAGACAATATTCATATTCGACAAATGATGAAGGAAATTGTTTATGAAGCTAAACAAGCTTCTGACGTAGTTGCTAAGAATACTGCTGATAAAGTTACAAAAGCAGCTATAAAGACGAGCACAGAAGCTATAGATGCTGCAACTTACAATTGGTACACCACAATTTCTTACTCCATCACTGCTATATTGATTATAGTTTTAATTAtggtaattatttatttaattttacgttatcgacgaaaaaaaaagatgaagaaaaaactgcaatatataaaattattagaagAATAG
- a CDS encoding rifin has protein sequence MKLLYSKILLFALALNILLTSYYAHNKNKIYIKSHTPTTRSRLLSECDLYMSSNDNDPDMKSVKENFDRQTSQRFEEYDERMKDKRQKRKEQRDKNIDEIIKKDRMDKSLAEKVEKCCLICGCGLGGVAAGIGIIGGITISELKKAAMATAIVSAKEAGMAAAKAEGAAAGKEFVIAGLKRMGISTLGGKDLGTYFATTDYTNFKTIARVINSEYQTDSCLIGGSGAEKPICTWVRAKEGAARVIQGKQFSTQETIKTGVENIVSNAETVAGEASKKATEDVIKSSIAAVDAKYVICQNAIIASVVAILVIVLVMIIIYLILRYRRKKKMTKKLQYTKLLNQ, from the exons atgaaactgCTCTActctaaaatattattgttcGCTCTtgcattaaatatattgttaacATCATATTAT gcacataataaaaataaaatatacatcaAATCACATACACCAACTACTAGATCACGATTGTTAAGCGAATGTGACCTATATATGTCCagtaatgataatgatcCGGATATGAAATCTGTGAAGGAAAATTTTGATCGACAAACATCACAACGTTTTGAAGAATATGATGAACGTATGAAAGATAAACGCCAAAAACGTAAAGAACAaagagataaaaatatagacgaaattattaaaaaagatagAATGGACAAATCATTAGCAGAAAAAGTAGAAAAATGTTGTCTTATATGTGGGTGTGGATTAGGAGGTGTTGCAGCAGGTATTGGAATAATTGGTGGAATTACTATAAGTGAGTTGAAAAAAGCTGCTATGGCTACGGCTATTGTATCTGCTAAAGAAGCAGGTATGGCTGCCGCTAAAGCTGAGGGTGCTGCGGCAGGTAAGGAATTTGTTATTGCAGGATTAAAACGAATGGGTATATCAACTCTAGGTGGTAAGGATTTGGGAACCTATTTTGCTACAACAGATTATACTAATTTCAAAACCATTGCTCGTGTTATAAATAGTGAATATCAAACAGATTCATGTCTGATAGGTGGCTCTGGCGCTGAGAAGCCTATTTGCACTTGGGTGAGGGCAAAGGAGGGAGCTGCACGGGTAATTCAAGGGAAACAGTTTTCAACGCAGGAAACTATAAAAACAGGTGTAGAAAATATCGTCTCAAATGCCGAAACTGTTGCTGGAGAAGCTTCAAAAAAGGCTACTGAAGATGTTATAAAAAGTAGCATTGCTGCAGTAGACGCTAAATATGTTATTTGCCAGAATGCTATAATTGCTTCTGTTGTAGCAATATTGGTAATAGTTTTagttatgataattatttatttaattttacgttatcgaagaaaaaagaaaatgacgAAAAAACTACAATacacaaaattattaaatcaataa
- a CDS encoding rifin gives MKVHYINILLFAFPLNILVNTHKKPSITPHHTPKIPTTRLLCECELFEPANYDSDPQMRAVMDNFSKQTQQRFHEYDESLQSKRMQCKDKCDKEIQKIILKDKLEKQMKQELTTLETKITTDDIPTCICEKSVADKMEKGCLRCAGVFSGGVAPSVGLLGGIGVYGWKMGAPTVAMELAKQAGIEEGVKTVIAQIKGISIFNPYLESVECSKYITKLNYDNVSGLMKAVQAAIKSTGETCEANSGDIVCETIYNKVERFLPVVQAGKQATTTTTETVKNAALDTIESTATTCTTAITASIIAIVVIVLIMVIIYKILRYRRKKKMKKKLQYIKLLEE, from the exons atgaaagtccattatattaatatattattgtttgcttttccattaaatatattg GTAAATACCCACAAAAAACCATCCATCACACCACATCATACACCAAAAATACCAACTACCAGGCTATTGTGCGAATGCGAATTGTTTGAACCTGCCAACTATGATAGTGACCCACAAATGAGAGCTGTTATGGATAATTTCAGTAAACAGACACAACAAAGGTTTCATGAATATGATGAAAGTTTGCAAAGTAAACGAATGCAATGTAAAGATAAATGCGATAAAGAAatccaaaaaattattttaaaagacaAATTAGAAAAACAAATGAAACAAGAGTTAACCACATTGGAAACAAAGATAACCACTGACGATATACCTACATGTATTTGCGAAAAGTCTGTGGCGGACAAAATGGAAAAAGGATGTTTGCGATGTGCAGGTGTATTCAGTGGTGGTGTGGCGCCAAGTGTTGGATTATTAGGAGGAATAGGTGTCTATGGGTGGAAAATGGGCGCTCCTACTGTGGCTATGGAATTAGCTAAGCAAGCTGGTATTGAAGAAGGTGTAAAAACAGTAATTGCACAAATAAAGGgaatttctatttttaatcCTTATTTGGAATCTGTTGAATGTTCAAAATACATTActaaattaaattatgataatgttAGTGGTCTTATGAAAGCTGTTCAGGCTGCGATCAAATCAACTGGAGAAACGTGCGAAGCTAATAGTGGAGATATCGTGTGTGagacaatatataataaggtAGAAAGGTTTCTTCCAGTTGTACAAGCCGGTAAACAAGCTACTACTACCACAACAGAAACTGTTAAGAATGCTGCATTGGATACTATAGAAAGTACAGCAACTACATGTACTACTGCTATAACAGCTTCTATTATTGCAATAGTAGTCATAGTTTTAATtatggtgataatatataagattttacgttatcgacgaaaaaaaaaaatgaagaaaaaactgCAATACATAAAACTATTAGAAGAAtag
- a CDS encoding rifin, translating into MKVHYTKILLFSLPLNILVTSSSNAHSKNKTYITLRHTPPIKSRVLSECDLYIPKYDNDAEMKSVKGTFDRQASQRFEEYEERIKDKRQKRKEERDKDIQKIILKDKVEKSLAEKVEKGCLKCGCGLAGVATSVSIIGPIAVNEWTKAALLSAKSSAIAEGNIKGIEAGVNAGIKAVIDGLKSKFSLDIVAGKALEDLVTKTTYLNKNLLSEPFHIQYQSMCVGPTADIDKPLCAFNIKNDTTWALKAIDGNVEKIISEAIKTTDTVTSNVTASEIPSIEALEKAAIEITCSNFHTAIIVSVVAILVIVLVMVIIYLILRYRRKKKMNKKQQYTKLLNQ; encoded by the exons atgaaagtGCACTAcactaaaatattattattttctcttccattaaatatattggtaaCATCATCATCAAAT GCTcatagtaaaaataaaacatacatTACATTACGTCATACACCACCTATTAAATCACGAGTATTAAGCGAATGTGACCTATATATACCCaaatatgataatgatgCGGAGATGAAATCAGTGAAGGGAACTTTCGATCGACAAGCGTCGCAACGTTTTGAAGAATACGAAGAACGTATTAAAGATAAACGCCAAAAACGTAAAGAAGAACGTGATAAAgacatacaaaaaattattttaaaagataaagtCGAAAAATCATTAGCAGAAAAAGTGGAAAAAGGTTGTCTTAAATGTGGGTGTGGGTTAGCAGGTGTTGCAACAAGTGTTAGCATAATTGGTCCAATTGCTGTAAATGAGTGGACAAAAGCTGCTTTGCTATCGGCTAAGAGCTCTGCCATAGCTGAGGGTAATATTAAGGGTATTGAAGCAGGTGTGAATGCTGGTATTAAAGCAGTCATTGATGGATTAAAATCAAAATTTTCTCTAGACATAGTAGCTGGGAAAGCACTAGAAGATCTTGTTACTAAAAcaacatatttaaataagaATCTCCTCTCAGAACCTTTTCATATTCAATATCAAAGTATGTGTGTGGGACCTACTGCTGATATAGATAAACCTCTTTGCGCTTTCAATATCAAGAATGATACAACTTGGGCTCTTAAGGCTATAGATGGAAATGTAGAAAAAATTATCTCAGAAGCTATTAAAACTACTGACACTGTTACTTCCAACGTTACTGCTTCCGAAATACCATCCATTGAAGCATTGGAAAAAGCCGCGATCGAAATTACATGTTCTAATTTCCACACTGCTATTATTGTTTCCGTCGTTGCAATATTGGTAATAGTTTTGGTTAtggtaattatttatttaattttacgttatcgaagaaaaaaaaaaatgaataaaaaacaacaatacacaaaattattaaatcaataa
- a CDS encoding rifin, translated as MKDHYINILLFALPLNILVYNQRNYYITPRHTETNRSLCECELYSPTNYDSDPEMKRVMQQFVDRTTQRFHEYDESLQSKRKQCKDQCDKEIQKIILKDKIEKEFTEKLSTLQTDITTKDIPTCVCEKSLADKMEKVCLKCAQNLGGIVAPSTGVLGEIAALAVNAWKTTALKNAIAAAQKAGDAAGKIAGESKGVETIIGILEQYYSIYELKGTPLKSFFATTHYTDISNIATVIDTELNTSCGLNSLANQAICGLRTKLGLVAKPGQVMVTQKEAITKMITNVVHKSEITAEAAKTEVAATKTAAAIKMNTEAIEAATTPYYTPIIASIVAIVVIVLIMVIIYLILRYRRKKKMKKKLQYIKLLN; from the exons atgaaagaccattatattaatatattattgtttgctcttccattaaatatattg GTATATAATCAAAGGAACTATTACATTACACCACGTCATACAGAAACCAACAGATCTTTATGTGAATGTGAATTATATTCACCTACGAACTATGATAGTGATCCCGAAATGAAAAGGGTAATGCAACAATTTGTGGATCGTACAACACAACGATTTCACGAATATGATGAAAGTTTGCAAAGTAAACGAAAGCAATGCAAAGATCAATGCGATAAAGAAatccaaaaaattatattaaaagataaaatcgAAAAGGAATTTACAGAAAAATTATCAACATTACAAACAGATATAACGACTAAAGACATACCCACCTGTGTTTGCGAAAAATCCTTGGCGGACAAAATGGAAAAAGTATGCTTGAAATGTGCACAAAATTTGGGAGGTATTGTTGCACCCTCTACAGGAGTATTAGGCGAAATTGCTGCACTTGCTGTAAATGCCTGGAAAACTACGGCACTTAAGAACGCTATTGCGGCAGCTCAAAAAGCAGGTGATGCGGCCGGTAAAATTGCGGGGGAATCCAAGGGTGTTGAAACAATTATTGGAATATTAGAACAATATTACTCTATATATGAGTTAAAAGGAACACCATTGAAATCCTTTTTTGCTACAACGCATTATACTGATATCTCAAATATTGCTACTGTTATTGATACGGAATTGAATACGTCTTGTGGGTTGAATTCCTTAGCTAATCAGGCTATTTGCGGTCTTCGTACGAAATTAGGTCTTGTTGCAAAACCTGGTCAAGTTATGGTTACACAGAAAGAAGCTATAACAAAGATGATAACCAACGTTGTTCATAAATCTGAAATTACTGCTGAAGCTGCAAAGACTGAGGTGGCTGCAACTAAAACAGCAGCAGCTATAAAGATGAACACAGAAGCTATAGAAGCTGCAACTACTCCTTACTATACTCCTATAATAGCATCCATCGTTGCAATAGTGGTCATAGTTTTAATTATGGTgataatttatttgattttacgttatcgaagaaaaaaaaaaatgaagaaaaaactccaatatataaaattattaaattaa
- a CDS encoding stevor, with protein MNIYHVKMLIFMFLINALVLPHYENCQNDHYNKSLLQKNTQRTTIKSRLLAQTQNHNPHYHNDPELKEMIDKMNEEAIKKYQKTHDPYKQLKEVVEKNVTKHVSGHVAEPMSTTEKDLLETYEEMFGHKNDIMLKSGMYPNDDNGSDKSSTCEYTDTNNTKLEKTKGKDKYLKHLKHRCIGGICSCSVGSFLLTMSGLYFAKAAVLKYIASVGPPYNACASTINIYNMIAGGSACVSDITGTAASAATAIFEPCGIAALVLLILAVVLIILYIWLYRRRKNSWKHECKKHLCK; from the exons atgaatatatatcacgttaaaatgttaatatttatgtttttaataaatgCTTTAGTATTACCACATTat GAAAATTGTCAAAATGACCATTATAATAAAAGCCTCTTACAAAAGAACACACAAAGAACAACGATAAAATCAAGACTCTTAGCACAAACCCAAAACCATAATCCGCATTATCATAATGACCCAGAACTAAAAGAAATGATTGACAAAATGAACGAGGAagcaataaaaaaataccaaAAAACTCATGATCCATATAAACAATTAAAAGAAGTAGTAGAAAAAAACGTAACAAAACATGTAAGTGGACATGTTGCAGAACCTATGTCAACGACAGAAAAAGATTTATTGGAAACATATGAAGAAATGTTTGGTCacaaaaatgatattatgtTAAAATCGGGTATGTACCCAAATGATGATAACGGATCAGATAAGTCATCAACATGTGAATATACCGATACTAATAATACGAAActagaaaaaacaaaaggaaAAGATAAGTATTTAAAACACTTAAAACACAGATGCATAGGTGGAATATGTTCTTGTTCAGTAGGTAGTTTTCTCTTAACAATGTCAGGTTTGTATTTTGCTAAAGCTGCTGTCCTTAAATATATTGCTTCCGTTGGACCACCTTATAATGCATGCGCATCCactatcaatatatataatatgattgcAGGTGGTTCAGCTTGTGTTAGTGATATAACCGGAACTGCTGCAAGTGCTGCTACTGCAATTTTTGAACCTTGTGGTATTGCAGCTTTGGTTCTGCTTATATTAGCTGTTgtacttataatattatatatatggttatatagaagaagaaaaaattcaTGGAAACATGAATGCAAGAAACATTTATGTAAGTAA
- a CDS encoding rifin translates to MKLLYSKILLFALALNILLTSYYAHNKNKPYIIPRYTPTATSRVLSECDIHAPIYYNDEDMKSVKENFERQTSRRFEEYNERMNKNRQKCKEQRDKDIQKIILKDKIEKSLEEKVEKGCLRCACGLGGVAAGVGIIGAIAVNEWTKVATAAAVQKGIKAGIAKAIDDLGNIVGLIQFDLIDWAAKIDGINFLKQNSLVSIVNEVYYKCIDIENSSDFLFCSATKAWDQQKSTLGLQIISNQAAEAAVAAGKAAETAEKAEIVLVNAKSSLLYSAIGYSVIAILIIVLVMIIIYLILRYRRTKKMNKKAEYTKLLNK, encoded by the exons atgaaactgCTCTActctaaaatattattgttcGCTCTtgcattaaatatattgttaacATCATATTAT gcacataataaaaataaaccatACATCATACCACGTTATACACCAACTGCTACATCACGGGTGTTAAGCGAATGTGACATACATGCGccaatttattataatgatgaggATATGAAATCTGTGAAGGAAAATTTCGAGCGACAAACGTCACGACGTTTTGAAGAATACAATGAACGTATGAACAAAAACAGACAGAAATGTAAAGAACAACGTGACAaagatatacaaaaaattattttaaaggataaaatagaaaaatcaTTAGAAGAAAAAGTGGAAAAAGGTTGTCTTAGGTGTGCGTGTGGGTTAGGAGGTGTTGCAGCAGGTGTTGGAATAATTGGTGCAATTGCTGTAAATGAGTGGACCAAAGTTGCAACAGCAGCTGCTGTTCAAAAGGGTATTAAGGCAGGTATTGCTAAAGCCATTGATGATTTAGGAAATATAGTAGGGCTAATTCAATTTGATTTAATCGATTGGGCTGCAAAAATTGAtggaataaattttttaaaacaaaatagcCTGGTTTCTATTGTAAACGAAGTATATTATAAGTGTATTGACATTGAGAATTCTTctgattttttattttgcaGTGCCACAAAAGCTTGGGATCAACAAAAGAGTACATTGGGTCTTCAAATCATTTCTAATCAAGCAGCAGAAGCTGCAGTAGCAGCTGGTAAAGCTGCTGAAACTGCTGAAAAAGCTGAAATAGTCTTGGTGAATGCTAAAAGTTCACTTTTGTACAGTGCAATTGGTTACTCAGTCATTGCCATATTGATTATTGTTTTGGTTatgataatcatatatttaattttacgttatcgacgaacaaaaaaaatgaataaaaaagcagaatacacaaaattattaaataaataa
- a CDS encoding GBPH protein has translation MRISKASNIESTGVSNCKNFNSKNCSKYSLMEVQNKNEKKRSLTSFHAKNITLIFGIIYVALLGVYICASQYKQAADYSFRESRVLAEGKSTSKKNAKTALRKTKQTTLTSADPEGQIMKAYAADPEYRKHLNVLYQILNNTDPNDELETSADPEGQIMKAYAADPEYRKHVNVLYQILNHTDSSEVKTSADPEGQIMKAYAADPEYRKHVNVLYQILNHTDSNEVETSADPEGQIMKAYAADPEYRKHVNVLYQILNNTDPNDELETSADPEGQIMKAYAADPEYRKHVNVLYQILTNTDPNDESS, from the exons ATGCGTATTTCAAAAGCAAGTAATATTGAATCTACAGGAGTTTCGAATTGTAAAAATTTCAATTCGAAAAATTGCTCTAAATATTCTTTGATGGaagtacaaaataaaaatgaaaagaaacgTTCCTTAACTTCCTTCCATGCCAAAAACATCACATTGATTTTTGGAATAATATACGTAGCCTTATTg ggtgtttatatatgtgcaAGCCAATACAAACAAGCTGCAGATTATAGTTTTAGAGAAAGCAGAGTTTTAGCTGAAGGTAAAAGTACCAGTAAAAAAAACGCAAAAACCGCATTAAGAAAAACTAAGCAAACAACCTTAACTAGCGCAGATCCAGAAGGACAAATAATGAAAGCTTATGCAGCTGATCCAGAATATCGTAAACACCTAAATGTTCTTTaccaaatattaaataacaCTGATCCAAATGATGAATTAGAAACTAGCGCTGACCCAGAAGGACAAATAATGAAAGCTTATGCTGCTGATCCAGAATATCGTAAACACGTAAATGTCCTTTACCAAATATTAAATCACACCGACTCAAGTGAAGTAAAAACTAGCGCAGACCCAGAAGGACAAATAATGAAAGCTTATGCTGCTGATCCAGAATATCGTAAACACGTAAATGTCCTTTATCAAATATTAAATCACACCGACTCAAATGAAGTAGAAACTAGCGCAGACCCAGAAGGACAAATAATGAAAGCTTATGCAGCTGATCCAGAATATCGTAAACACGTAAATGTCCTTtatcaaatattaaataacaCTGATCCAAATGATGAATTAGAAACTAGCGCAGACCCAGAAGGACAAATAATGAAAGCCTACGCAGCTGATCCAGAATATCGTAAACACGTAAATGTTCTTTACCAAATATTAACTAACACAGATCCAAATGATGAAAGTTCCTAA